A single window of Dermacentor albipictus isolate Rhodes 1998 colony chromosome 1, USDA_Dalb.pri_finalv2, whole genome shotgun sequence DNA harbors:
- the LOC135902739 gene encoding uncharacterized protein: MAALGKPETQVIDLSGPLPGRLVLERDEEVVGRSSDCSICVRSVMVSRRHAVFSRDATGLWRVADDSSMNGVYVNGLRVETERPLVLRQDDVISLGPPQRTNLVFRFVTDDPRHRAGDAGQRPKDTASSRPRAFLLMIGGGANQLPKELDSSGKAVVSHRAANAADESETCPADRDNNNVFAQPGVSPGSFAAAGRGDVFSKHSKKIRLSAGDSVVRRVESIMENELTCAICSELFVDAAMLQCGHTFCSYCIHNWRKQKNVCPFCLATISSVTRSFVVDNIIDELICFNPELKRFRETLAHSRLAASYGDSSKN; the protein is encoded by the coding sequence ATGGCGGCCCTGGGTAAGCCAGAGACTCAAGTTATTGACTTGAGTGGCCCCCTGCCCGGTCGGCTAGTGCTTGAAAGAGATGAGGAAGTGGTGGGTCGCAGCAGCGACTGCAGCATATGTGTGCGTTCTGTTATGGTGTCCCGACGCCACGCCGTCTTCAGCCGCGACGCAACGGGCCTCTGGCGAGTCGCGGACGATTCGAGCATGAATGGTGTGTACGTGAACGGTTTACGAGTCGAGACCGAGAGGCCACTGGTGCTGCGGCAGGACGACGTAATATCGCTGGGTCCACCACAACGAACGAACCTAGTTTTTCGATTCGTCACAGACGACCCTCGGCATCGAGCTGGCGATGCAGGTCAACGCCCCAAGGACACCGCCTCCTCTAGACCTCGTGCATTTCTCCTTATGATTGGCGGTGGCGCCAACCAGCTGCCCAAAGAGCTCGACAGCAGCGGCAAGGCGGTGGTGTCACACAGGGCAGCGAACGCGGCCGACGAAAGCGAAACTTGCCCTGCCGACAGAGACAACAATAACGTGTTCGCTCAACCCGGTGTTTCACCAGGCAGCTTCGCAGCTGCGGGCCGAGGTGACGTTTTCTCCAAGCACAGCAAAAAGATCAGGTTGTCCGCTGGCGACAGCGTCGTACGCAGGGTAGAGAGCATTATGGAAAACGAGCTGACGTGCGCAATTTGCAGCGAGCTGTTCGTGGATGCCGCCATGCTGCAGTGCGGTCACACGTTCTGCTCCTACTGCATTCACAACTGGAGGAAACAGAAGAATGTATGTCCTTTCTGTCTCGCTACAATAAGTTCGGTCACACGGTCATTCGTCGTGGACAACATCATCGACGAACTGATTTGCTTCAACCCAGAACTGAAGCGGTTTCGGGAGACATTAGCGCACTCCAGGTTAGCTGCCTCGTATGGTGACTCCTCGAAAAACTAA
- the JTBR gene encoding uncharacterized protein JTBR isoform X1 encodes MHASSQHDSACKQHGGFQFGDRGDLDSRVKVSAPNDAIGLNMIEVCSLKRIIFLTVFLIGNLVFHIVCFPNEILVCFCFVDSACLMILTLESILSDHDSDRNGSNSSEGCWEREEYVVKQKCMPCTEFERASKHLPICIQSKYKELVTCRNSGDVYRRCDNEKEGQHFWIFEGSMLVTGLLSSLSVVLRQKHLDRKMIERIQQQVAAGV; translated from the exons ATGCATGCCTCCTCGCAACACGACTCGGCATGTAAACAACATGGCGGCTTCCAGTTCGGCGATCGCGGAGACTTGGACTCTAGGGTGAAAGTATCTGCTCCAAATGACGCGATTGGACTCAACATGATCGAAGTGTGCTCCCTTAAGCGCATAATATTCCTCACTGTCTTTCTTATAGG CAATCTGGTGTTCCACATAGTATGCTTCCCAAATGAAATTCTAGTCTGTTTTTGCTTTGTGGACAGCGCCTGCCTGATGATCTTGACGCTGGAAAGCATCCTCTCGGACCACGACAGTGATCGAAACGGTTCAAATTCTTCAGAGGGTTGCTGGGAAAGGGAAGAGTACGTCGTCAAGCAGAAGTGCATGCCTTGCACCGAATTCGAGAGG gcaAGCAAGCACCTGCCTATATGCATTCAGTCCAAGTACAAAGAACTAGTCACCTGCAGGAACTCGGGAGACGTCTATCGAAG GTGTGACAACGAGAAAGAAGGGCAGCACTTCTGGATCTTTGAAGGCAGCATGCTCGTCACGGGTCTCCTGAGCTCACTCTCGGTCGTGCTTCGACAGAAGCACCTTGACCGCAAGATGATAGAGCGCATACAGCAGCAGGTAGCTGCAGGAGTATGA
- the JTBR gene encoding protein JTB isoform X2, translating into MHASSQHDSACKQHGGFQFGDRGDLDSRVKVSAPNDAIGLNMIEVCSLKRIIFLTVFLIGACLMILTLESILSDHDSDRNGSNSSEGCWEREEYVVKQKCMPCTEFERASKHLPICIQSKYKELVTCRNSGDVYRRCDNEKEGQHFWIFEGSMLVTGLLSSLSVVLRQKHLDRKMIERIQQQVAAGV; encoded by the exons ATGCATGCCTCCTCGCAACACGACTCGGCATGTAAACAACATGGCGGCTTCCAGTTCGGCGATCGCGGAGACTTGGACTCTAGGGTGAAAGTATCTGCTCCAAATGACGCGATTGGACTCAACATGATCGAAGTGTGCTCCCTTAAGCGCATAATATTCCTCACTGTCTTTCTTATAGG CGCCTGCCTGATGATCTTGACGCTGGAAAGCATCCTCTCGGACCACGACAGTGATCGAAACGGTTCAAATTCTTCAGAGGGTTGCTGGGAAAGGGAAGAGTACGTCGTCAAGCAGAAGTGCATGCCTTGCACCGAATTCGAGAGG gcaAGCAAGCACCTGCCTATATGCATTCAGTCCAAGTACAAAGAACTAGTCACCTGCAGGAACTCGGGAGACGTCTATCGAAG GTGTGACAACGAGAAAGAAGGGCAGCACTTCTGGATCTTTGAAGGCAGCATGCTCGTCACGGGTCTCCTGAGCTCACTCTCGGTCGTGCTTCGACAGAAGCACCTTGACCGCAAGATGATAGAGCGCATACAGCAGCAGGTAGCTGCAGGAGTATGA
- the LOC135902929 gene encoding perilipin-2-like produces MIYKRPLSAFSHRLHQRIAPSAASRLSFFLVVRIRKLNMPEAIAEVPPLQGVHSKFVTRISELPAVTSLWETAAQSYARAKANPGLLAYAIGTAEKSAAVAFATSKPVVDKLATPISIVDGLACKGLDKLEEVYPDVKKKAPDQIMTDAVEYGLKKYGDVKDYGMSQINNIKNVSAGTVHMVAHPVETISQCQCQILGYAKQALAATEATLDQHIASLGIDMKKEGNETMPPEDVALLARLDSISRKATTCASRHAALQLSVLQRYAGNSLSRFQVALQLIQSMKQNLATSTNQSFQETLARMSLHSSWLQGLLSDPTDEAQVKNVQAMVFAVARGALGATSRALEHPAVLVRGMSSQLQESYSRLLSSMSDMLQTMTGVANISELTTATLNNLYLQSIRLEYSVRLFTQQALEWLISLPVVERLLPTPTEMTTFGSDSTRTVGSSEEDSSADESL; encoded by the exons ATGATATATAAGCGTCCGCTCAGCGCGTTTTCGCACAGATTACATCAGCGCATAGCACCAAGTGCCGCTAGTCGACTCTCTT TTTTCCTTGTCGTACGCATCAGGAAACTAAACATGCCGGAGGCCATTGCCGAGGTACCGCCCCTTCAAGGCGTGCACTCCAAGTTTGTAACTCGCATAAGCGAACTGCCCGCCGTCACAAGTCTGTGGGAAACCGCAGCGCAGTCGTACGCTCGGGCGAAAGCCAACCCGGGCCTGTTGGCGTATGCGATCGGCACCGCCGAGAAATCGGCGGCAGTAGCCTTCGCCACAAGCAAGCCCGTTGTGGACAAGTTGGCTACACCGATCAGCATCGTCGACGGTTTGGCCTGCAAGGGGCTCGACAAGCTCGAAGAGGTGTACCCTGACGTCAAGAAGAAGGCACCCGATCAGATAATGACTGACGCCGTCGAGTACGGGCTCAAGAAGTATGGCGATGTCAAGGATTACGGCATGTCTCAG ATCAACAACATCAAAAATGTGTCTGCTGGTACGGTTCACATGGTGGCACATCCTGTGGAGACCATCTCGCAGTGCCAGTGCCAAATCTTGGGCTATGCCAAGCAAGCTCTTGCTGCTACTGAAGCTACATTGGACCAG CACATTGCATCCCTTGGGATTGACATGAAGAAAGAAGGGAACGAGACCATGCCTCCAGAAGATGTGGCTCTTCTGGCTCGGCTGGACAGCATCTCGCGCAAGGCAACGACATGTGCCTCGCGCCATGCTGCCCTGCAGCTCAGTGTGCTGCAGCGGTATGCTGGCAACTCCCTGTCTCGGTTCCAGGTGGCTCTGCAGCTAATCCAGAGCATGAAGCAGAATCTGGCGACCAGCACCAACCAGTCATTCCAGGAGACCCTGGCACGCATGAGCCTCCATTCATCCTGGCTACAGGGACTCCTGAGCGATCCTACCGATGAGGCCCAAGTGAAG AATGTGCAAGCCATGGTGTTTGCTGTTGCTCGAGGTGCACTGGGTGCCACCAGCCGTGCCCTGGAGCACCCTGCAGTCCTGGTTCGCGGCATGTCCTCCCAGTTGCAGGAGTCCTACAGTCGGCTGCTCAGCTCGATGTCGGACATGCTGCAGACCATGACGGGCGTCGCCAACATCAGCGAGCTGACTACAGCCACTCTCAACAACCTTTACCTGCAGTCCATCCGGCTCGAGTATTCGGTTCGCCTGTTCACCCAGCAGGCACTGGAGTGGCTG ATTTCACTTCCTGTCGTGGAACGCCTTCTACCGACGCCCACAGAGATGACCACGTTTGGCTCGGACTCGACGAGAACAGTTGGATCATCTGAAGAAGACTCCTCTGCTGATGAATCCTTGTAG
- the LOC135903006 gene encoding uncharacterized protein isoform X2, whose amino-acid sequence MYNGVVSSTHVRASNVISREPYDLFAELETELDQTPSVAVSSSTSSTCNESSNEIDEILHNVMQQVDAEIRQCVDRGKPLTSILCSPPGRAWRHRQSSSAEHAGAAANAGRQRPRQLPRGCSSRCPPPASGVRWLDTPHADVDDPEVQQSLQAVQPFDFQVGGRAPPVHIAGVDPDIDEEAELPDFPDIQ is encoded by the exons ATGTATAACGGTGTTGTCTCTTCCACACACGTGAG ggCTTCGAACGTTATTAGTAGAGAACCGTACGACCTGTTCGCGGAGTTAGAAACAGAGCTTGATCAAACGCCGTCGGTTGCGGTGTCAAGTAGCACCAG TTCGACATGCAACGAGAGCTCAAATGAAATCGACGAAATACTTCACAACGTCATGCAACAG GTGGACGCTGAGATCCGGCAGTGCGTGGATCGAGGGAAGCCCCTGACAAGCATCCTCTGTTCGCCCCCCGGGCGCGCCTGGAGGCACAG GCAGTCCTCCTCCGCCGAGCACGCAGGGGCGGCGGCCAACGCTGGCAGACAGCGACCGCGCCAGCTTCCTCGGGGCTGCTCCTCGCGCTGTCCACCACCGGCGAGCGGCGTGCGCTGGCTGGACACGCCGCACGCG GACGTGGACGATCCCGAAGTGCAACAGTCCCTGCAGGCAGTACAGCCTTTTGACTTCCAGGTGGGCGGCAGAGCACCTCCGGTTCACATCGCCGGCGTCGATCCCGACATCGACGAGGAAGCCGAGCTGCCTGACTTTCCTGATATACAGTAA
- the LOC135903006 gene encoding uncharacterized protein isoform X1: MYNGVVSSTHVRASNVISREPYDLFAELETELDQTPSVAVSSSTSSTCNESSNEIDEILHNVMQQVDAEIRQCVDRGKPLTSILCSPPGRAWRHRQSSSAEHAGAAANAGRQRPRQLPRGCSSRCPPPASGVRWLDTPHAVSVTRGMRGTQQLTPFDDARVRQAYHRARWMNRALQFRIALDVDDPEVQQSLQAVQPFDFQVGGRAPPVHIAGVDPDIDEEAELPDFPDIQ; this comes from the exons ATGTATAACGGTGTTGTCTCTTCCACACACGTGAG ggCTTCGAACGTTATTAGTAGAGAACCGTACGACCTGTTCGCGGAGTTAGAAACAGAGCTTGATCAAACGCCGTCGGTTGCGGTGTCAAGTAGCACCAG TTCGACATGCAACGAGAGCTCAAATGAAATCGACGAAATACTTCACAACGTCATGCAACAG GTGGACGCTGAGATCCGGCAGTGCGTGGATCGAGGGAAGCCCCTGACAAGCATCCTCTGTTCGCCCCCCGGGCGCGCCTGGAGGCACAG GCAGTCCTCCTCCGCCGAGCACGCAGGGGCGGCGGCCAACGCTGGCAGACAGCGACCGCGCCAGCTTCCTCGGGGCTGCTCCTCGCGCTGTCCACCACCGGCGAGCGGCGTGCGCTGGCTGGACACGCCGCACGCGGTGAGCGTGACCCGGGGCATGCGCGGCACCCAGCAGCTGACGCCCTTCGACGATGCCCGCGTGCGCCAGGCCTACCACCGGGCGCGCTGGATGAACCGGGCGCTGCAGTTCCGCATAGCGCTG GACGTGGACGATCCCGAAGTGCAACAGTCCCTGCAGGCAGTACAGCCTTTTGACTTCCAGGTGGGCGGCAGAGCACCTCCGGTTCACATCGCCGGCGTCGATCCCGACATCGACGAGGAAGCCGAGCTGCCTGACTTTCCTGATATACAGTAA